The following coding sequences are from one Brienomyrus brachyistius isolate T26 chromosome 2, BBRACH_0.4, whole genome shotgun sequence window:
- the LOC125717822 gene encoding histone H1-like, whose product MAEVAPAPATAPTKAPKKKSASKSKKSGPSVSDLILKAVSASKERKGVSLAALKKALAAGGYDVEKNNSRVKLVLKSLVQKGTLMQTKGVGASGSFKLNKKGESKEPAKKTVSKVKKPAAKKPVVAKKPKKATPKKPAVKKTPKKAKKPAAAKKTAKSPKKVKKPVKKVAKAPKKAKAAKPKATKAKAGRSRKAAPKKK is encoded by the coding sequence ATGGCAGAAGTCGCCCCAGCTCCTGCCACGGCTCCGACTAAAGCTCCCAAGAAGAAGTCGGCATCAAAGTCGAAGAAGTCCGGCCCCAGTGTGTCCGATCTCATCCTGAAAGCCGTTTCCGCATCAAAGGAACGCAAAGGAGTGTCACTAGCAGCCCTGAAGAAGGCTTTGGCCGCTGGTGGCTATGACGTGGAGAAGAATAATTCTCGTGTCAAACTGGTACTGAAATCCTTAGTCCAGAAGGGCACTCTGATGCAAACCAAGGGTGTCGGCGCTTCTGGTTCCTTCAAACTGAACAAGAAAGGCGAGTCCAAGGAACCTGCGAAAAAGACAGTCAGCAAAGTCAAGAAACCGGCGGCCAAGAAACCAGTTGTGGCTAAAAAGCCAAAAAAGGCGACTCCGAAGAAACCGGCAGTGAAGAAGACGCCAAAGAAAGCGAAGAAACCAGCTGCGGCGAAGAAAACTGCGAAGAGTCCGAAGAAAGTGAAGAAACCAGTGAAGAAGGTGGCCAAGGCTCCCAAGAAGGCCAAGGCGGCTAAACCAAAAGCCACGAAGGCGAAAGCCGGGAGAAGCAGGAAGGCAGCCCCCAAGAAGAAATAA
- the LOC125717773 gene encoding lysosomal membrane ascorbate-dependent ferrireductase CYB561A3, which translates to MMPSQLFYLSYLLCLCLGILSVVFVSYWNYKWRGGFAWDGSAMQFNWHPVLMVTGLVVLYGNAAVVYRVPLTWRQSKQPWKLLHAGLLFLAFVLSVLGLCAVFDYHNAGSTPNLYSLHSWLGICTTALFTAQWVLGLAAFLLPWSPLAFRKLLKPIHVWMGSVIFFLAIASCISGINEKLFFALKGNTNQTQPYSKLPPEAVFANSLGIMIVAFGLVVYKILSNPDWQRPDLVSEVDSFRPLLQEES; encoded by the exons ATGATGCCATCTCAGCTGTTCTATCTGAGCTACCTGCTTTGCCTGTGCCTTGGAATTCTCTCTGTGGTGTTTGTGTCTTACTGGAATTACAAATGGCGTGGGGGATTTGCCTGGGATGGCTCAGCAATGCAGTTCAACTGGCATCCGGTTCTGATGGTGACCGGCCTCGTGGTGTTGTACGGGAATG CCGCAGTTGTGTATCGTGTCCCACTGACCTGGAGGCAAAGCAAACAGCCTTGGAAACTCCTGCATGCTGGCTTGCTGTTCCTTGCCTTTGTCCTGTCTgtcctgggtctttgtgcagtctTTGACTACCACAATGCGGGCTCCACCCCCAACCTATACTCACTGCACAGTTGGCTGGGCATCTGTACTACAGCCCTCTTCACTGCTCAG TGGGTGCTGGGTCTAGCTGCCTTTCTACTCCCATGGTCTCCACTAGCGTTCCGCAAGCTCCTCAAGCCCATACATGTTTGGATGGGCAGCGTCATCTTTTTCCTGGCCATCGCATCCTGCATTTCTGGCATTAATGAGAAGCTTTTCTTCGCACT TAAAGGAAACACCAATCAGACGCAGCCCTATTCCAAGCTGCCACCAGAGGCCGTGTTTGCCAACTCATTAGGAATCATGATTGTAGCCTTTGGATTAGTTGTCTATAAAATACTGTCCAATCCAGACTGGCAACGACCAGACCTAGTGAGTGAAGTGGACAGTTTTAGG CCGTTGCTTCAAGAAGAAAGCTGA